In the Chaetodon trifascialis isolate fChaTrf1 chromosome 15, fChaTrf1.hap1, whole genome shotgun sequence genome, CAAATGCTGTCATCTCTGTTGACCTCCAGAACCACATCGGGGAACCACACTGCTGTCTTACAGGCTGGGTATCCCGTGCAGGACAGGTACTTACTGAAAGGCGACGGGGGAGACAGATGGAGCTGTGTTGTTACATTTAGCAAATATGGATATCTAAGAGTAAGACCGTATGAACTGATGTCACCAAGAGGACTTAAGCATATAAGACATGCAGAATTAAGTTTTGAAGTGTAGAAAGACGGACAGCATCTTTTTTTGTGATAATACAGGTTTAAGCCTATTTGCTTGTTTCGTCTCACCCGttcccctccctcttcttcttcagcaccATGTCCCGACCACAGTGAGGGCACTTCCTGACCGGCAGCGGGATCTCCATGTCCTGCTGCTCTACTTCAGCGATCTGCTGAGCGGCACCCAGATATGGAGACAGGGCTTCGTCTAATCTGAGGGaacaacaggaaatgacttCTCTGGGTGAccagtctgcagcctgcagcctgcagcggCTGACAGGTGTAACTAACACCTCATTGTAAACATGACACCATTCTGCTCACTTGGATCCAAATTAGGGCATCTTGTTCAGCTCAAGCTCTTCAGGCTTGTTCATGCCTCATCAGAAATACATAAAATTAGTACAAGGTGAATGAAACTAACTTCTTTGCCTTCCTGGCAGACTCGATGAAGACAGTCTTGTATTTCTGGATGTGGTGCTGCAGCACGCTCCGTTTGTCCTTCCTGCCCTCTGACACGAGCTTGAGGTCGGCCTCCAACTCAGCACGCAGGTTTGGTTTGGACATCTCGTAGCCCATGGAGTTGTAacctaaacaaacacacacacctttgtatGGCTGACAGCAACATGCCTCAGTGACAGGGACAATATAATCACCATATATATATCTTATAATATACCGTGTAATGTGATTTGCAATGTGTGAGTACAGACCCTCCACCAGTCCCATGCCAAGCTCTCCAGGGAGAAACCTCTGATCAGCTGTCAGGCCCACATACATGCGACTCTTTATAGTCTCGATGTGCTCTGCGTGGGTTGCATCTGTGCCTGTAACATACACAGTTCATACAGTTCAGACACGTCTAATAGTTAATCCTGAACACACAGCAATTCTATGTTGACTTGACAAACGGGTTACAAAGTCGCTGCTAAGTTTGCTTTTGTGCGCTTTTACTGAAGATGGGACTGTAAAATCATCCATCcttccattttctatgccgcttatccctttcggggtcgtgggggggctggagctgtTGACGGGcgggtcgccagccgatcgcagggcaacatatatacacaaacaaccattcacgctcacactcacacctaggggcaatttagagtcaccaattaacctaatgagcatgtttttggtctgtgggaggaagctggagcacccggagagaacccacgcatgcacgtgaagaacttcacacagaaaggtcgacctgggaatcgaaccggcgaccttgttgctgtgaggcacgcgccctacctgctgtgccactgtgcagcccactGTAAGATCAGTTATGGTTATTGATTATGGTATAGTTCTCGGTTATATTGTAACTTCTGCGACAGCCAATTTGGTACTAAGTTTCAAGCAAATCTGACAAAGGGAACGGGAGTCTATTGACTATTTTGGACATACACAAATTAAGACCTCATCAGTGTTCATAGATTACAGACAcattctttgtttctctctgtgtgtgatgtgtgtgtgtgtatgcgttgTACCGATGCCGTGCTTCTCCATCAGCGATATGAGGTCGGCTTCAGTGAGCAGCTGCGGAGGACTCGTCTGTCCGTCCACCATCTCGATAGCGGAGGGCTGGAACTGAGAGCCTTGCTCATACACTGGaatcagctgacacacacaaaacaggttTACTACCATGCATTCCACACAAGCAGTGAGAAGCAGCAGGCAACTGGAGCCAAACACAACTATAACAGCAACGTACTTAAGCAAGTTAGCCACTTTAAAAGCTTTAGATGAGACTAGCGATTCATTTTTTACAGTACAATAATTTCCAGTAAATGTtgtcaaatcaataaaaacatcagtACAGCGAGTTCAGTCTGTCATCAGTCTTAACACAGACATCACACCTTTGCGCTCCACCTGTCATACGGGTAAACGTCCAGGTAGTTCCTTGCAATGATCATGAGTCCCGAGGTGGAGAAATTCTCCTGGGCAATGTCTATGTCCACGACAGTCTCCTGCCCCAAAGCATCCTGGGACACGCAAGCCAGGAAGTGCCGGACAATGAACTCGTACAGACGTCCTTCATTGCCCtgcaaacagaagaaacagaataGCATTATTTcacatgtctgtttgtttccaaatccacgtgtgtgtgatgtgtgtgtagaACATGATCAGCTGTTcaagtgtttgtatgtttgtgtgtgttgagaaaATGCCCATAAATTCAAAAAGACATGGGTGCTAACTTTTCATGGTTTGCCCTGATCAATGCTTATTATCATGCATGAATACATTGTAGGTGATCTGTGAAACCTTTAAGCCAACATTCATATTATGGCgggaaagaaaagacacactGGCACAAACTGAGCTCCGGTTGTTGCTGACCTACCTGCAGTGTATTGCTGTACTTAGTGGGGTGTATGGGCGGGTGGGCTTGGTCAGATTTCTTGCCCTGCCGTGGATTGGGACCCCCGGGCTGGTCGAGGACCCGCTGGGCGAACGTCCCCCACAACGGGCTCTGCGTCTGCTGCTCCACCAGGGGGCCGAGCGCCAGATTAGGAGGGAAAATGTTGGTCTCTGTGCGGGGGTAGCTGATATAcctgagcagaaaaaaagaaataaacaaagacacGCAGCCACATGTGATCTGAACACGGACAAACAAAGAGGGAAAGCTTTGCGAATGTGACACTGCTGGTAAACTCATTTATTAAACGGCTGAAACACACCACCCTGCCAGATGGCGTCTTTTCATGTACAAAAATAGGCTCGACTTTGAGGTGGCAAAACAAGCTGGTAAAGGAAAACTACCTTTGACCGTTTTACTGACACCACAAAGCCTCTAATAAAGCAGCTTCAAGCCAGCTATCTGAGTTCAAATGAAATCTCAAAAACACTGTGGGAGGAAAAACTGATCAGGACATCGAGCACATGTTCAGCCGAAGACAATATGCATGCACATTATCTAACATGCACTCACCCTTGGGTATAGagtttttctgcagttttcatGGTCTCCTTGGCACTTATTTTTAGCTTGCGAGATGCCAGTTTCTCCAGTTCCTGTTGGTCAGATTAAGGGAGAGGACTGTTCAGAGTGGGACAAAGCAGGGAGGGGTTTCAATACAAGGACCCTGAGGACACTGAAGTGgacaaaatacagttttttcTGTCGTGCTGAGGAAACAATTATGCACATTTTCTACCATTAACAGGTGTGTTTTAAGATGCAGCTTGTGTGGCTGTTTAACTTTATATTCTTACCACAGTGTCCAAAGGCAGCGGTCTCCACTTGCTCTTGGGTTTGCTGGTTACTGAGGTGATTGTTGCTATGGGATcctggaaatgaatgaaaggataTTCTCTTGTGTACCTTTCTGCATGTGGCTTTTAGCCTGTTTTACTCGGGCAGACTGCAACACATTCAGATGGACTGCGGTGTCCTTCTGAGGTAACAGCTGCAGGCGGAGGAGAGGTTACATGTGTGGACATGTGCCACACAGAAAAGGGAACAACCCAAGTCTCATGTGTCCCGCTCTTGTGTTTTAGTCCTAATACTAATACTCATAAAGACACAGAGCTGTcagtgccagagcagcagtAATATCTCCTGTGTAACCTGTTACCTTTTTAACAAACACCTGAACATGAATAACATCATGCATTCTGTATTTACACTGTGTCCTGCTCAGAGACATGGGAACCATTTCTACCAGCAGAGtgtgtttatattatttatcatttattcattatttacatTTCTACATTTGCATTTCTTGATaatctgaatgtgaaatcattaCTTAACAAACCAGACTATGAGAATATGTAGAGTAATAGATATATTTTAACACTAGAAATCATTTATTAGACTAAATGTTTCAGGTTATTACGTAACTCCTATTCCCGACGCTCATCAGCCTCACATGTTAATGGAAATGAGGATAAACGATGTAAAAAGTGTTATTTGCTGACTGACAggctctcctgctctctctctctgaatttACTGGTATCTTTCATATAAGTGAGAAACACATTACATGTTCTGAGGAGCAACATCAGCTGACCCACAAAGCCTCCTAGTGCAGGCATCTTAGACATGCATGTGCAAAACTCTATTACATTAGAGGATCTAAAGAGATTTCTCAGCCTGCTTTAATTCATCATAATGCTCAAAGGGAGCATGTGACACAGCATAGatgcacatttaaacacattaatGCTCTCGGcgtaaaacacagacacacaaacaggaacatACCTCCATGCAGATCTGGTAGAGCACCAGGCAAGCTGTGTGGTTGAAGAGACGGTTTCTTTTCCAACTGAACTCGACggtgtcctcctccacctcgtGCAGCactgagacaaacacagacacagacaacagaaGGAATGAAGAGGAGTGAGAGTCAGTTTAAGACCTGAATACTTGCATCTCTACTGGATCTTTGGGTCTGTGTATAAACGAGTTTGTGCCTTTGATCTTGTAGAAAGTCTCGGGTATGAAAGCCTGGATGGCTTTGAAGCGCTCCACCACAAAGCCCAGAGTTGGAAACTGACAGCTGCCGTATGAGATCAGCTGATTGGCCAGAGACTCTGGAAAGATCTTCTGCAGGCGAAGTGTCTGGAATCGAGTGAAGGAGGCACCTGATGAAGAAGAGCACAGGAGAGAGGATGGGATCATGTTATCTGACAGggttttccattttatgctgcaTGTGTTCTGGTAAACAAAACCACTGGTGTTGCATCTTGGGTAAAGTCCAACCAAGGTCGTCACCTTTAAACTGTGATTATGCCACATGAACCACGATGCCATAAACCTAAAAGAATCTTTTTAACCTGCATTAGAGTGTCCCCATGTGTTATTCAGCAGACTAAGACCGTACCTATCCGCAGGTCCAGCTCCTGACGGACATCGACAGCATCGCTGACGTTAGCATCTGGCTCCGTTAGAGTCTCACAAGCTCTCCGAATGGAGTTGGGGGTGATCTCAGAAAACTTTGCTCGGAAGACTTGTAAATTGGGCTTCACTAAAAAACCatacatgaaaaagaaatatacaTACACGCTATTAGCAGGACACAGAAACATTGCTGATTCTACATTCTACATATGAGGATGTACATTGTTAAAGGAACAGTTAGACATTTTGggatgagaagattaataccaTTCGTCTGTACAGTAGAATAACAGGTCTGGAACATATTCCTGGTAAAACTACAACTCTTCAGTCTTGGAAACTTACggacagagccaggcaagcCGTTTCCAGCTGCTTCTGGTCTTTGTGCTAAATCAGACTAGCCGTactctggctccagcttcatctTTGCTCTGCAGTGGTATCAAGCCTCTCATCTCACTCTGCAATCAGCATACTTCCCAACATGTCCAAGGATTTCTTAAACAACTTTCACATTTTACTATCATACCTGCTTTGCAGACATCTATGATCTCAAAGCCaatgttttctccctctctgtcacaaTCAGTCCAGATGACTAAGGCCTGACACTGCCTCACCTCCTTCTCGAGTGTCCgctagagagacagagagtaatgcagaaaacaaagagaaaggaaaggagaagggTTAGATGGAGAGTGAGGGAGCAATAAAAACCTGCAGCCCACTTCTATTATCCATATATCCATAGGACAGGTAATAATCATACCTTGATTTGTGTCATGTTATCTGGACAATACTTCTCCACCTCAGCATCAAATAAGAGCACAGGATTGCAACTGTGCCTTTGGAGAGAAAAGGTACAAATACTATCACTAGCAGTGGTCACAATACTGTGTGATGCTGAATataccaaaaaaaagaagaaaagaaaaagcaaatcCTGTGTTAACTTACCATTTCTGGAACGGTGCTTTAAACTCCAGACCCAGTAAATGGCCGGACACTGAcgtcattgttactgtgacaTTCTGGAGCGCGATGGAGACACAATGAAACCAGAAAAGTCAGACTCAGACTCACagttgtatgtgtgcatgtctaaGGAAGTCAGTGGATTCACTTACCTGACCAAAGAGATGATATTCATACTCATAGATTTTATTAAACTTTGACATCCCTTCCctctaaaaaggaaaaaaagaagacagtcGGTGTCAGAACTAGGATTATGAAACGTCTGATCTGTACACCCATTTCTACTGGGTGTTTGGGGGAGCCAGTTTCTCTTTCAGACTTCCTGATGTATGTTGTACTTATGTTCAGCTCAAACTCTGTGCCTAACTGGATGTTGAATAATTAATGATTTGTAAAGGTGATCTTGAGGGCCACAAAGTGGAAAGATTCAGGCACCATGAGGAGACGAACtgagctgtcaatcaacatTCAAGTCCCCATCCAGTTCCCAGAGTCCCAGTTTAAAAACCATAGatatttggtttattttataaaaacaggaaagaaacagGCAGCAAATATCTCACATTTTaaaactggaaacagcaaatatttggcatttttgtttgaaagagGACTGATGGATTACCAAAACTGAGATACATTCTCTGTCCATTGATTAGTCGTTACAGCACTATGCTGACTAACATGTGACGGGGGGCTTAGTAGTGTTGGTGAGACATGACTGACCCTCCTGGACCTGCCGCTGGACATGATCTCTGAGATGCCTTTGGCAGCATCGTTCTTCTCGGCTACGCAGAGGACCCGCTTGATATGAGCCCGGTTGCGGATCATGTCTCCTTGCTGCGGTGTGTCTGCCACACAGAAACACCTGCGTTGGATCCCGAGGCGCTGCAGTCCCGATCGAAGCAAAGCTCTCCCGAGTAGGTACACTAGCATACCTGGACGCTCTCACATGAAGCGGCCGGTTCTCCTCCGGACAGCCCCACTGCTGGTGTCTCCACACTGTGGTAGCATGTTAGCTGacgtaacgttagctagctaaaaCCATGGTATCCGCTTCCCAAAACTTTAACAAAGAGCCAAAAAGTGGTCACCGGTCGACTGCCTGCACTCCTGATAAATGAAATGCTTAAAATCCTGAAAAATAACGGTGATCCCATTAAAACTGCTGATCTAAAACTTAACTGAGGACCGACATCGTCCTCTAAACACTGGTACTGTTAGCTGTGTTTACAAATTGCCCGCTCGCCTGTCAGATACTGCCGTAATCAAGGTCGTAGCACTGTCGTAAAAACCTGGAACTACAGAAACGTCCAAATAAAACAAGTTTATAATAACAGTACAATAAGTGTATTGACTATTGTCCACACGCGTAGCACATGCCGTATTATTAATAACAATACATTCTTCATTGTAACAACGATCAGGTAAATAATTGTTATATCAACGTTAAACAGGAAATCCACCCAAATTCAGAATTTGTATTTTGCCAGTTCAACATCTGCAAACCGAGGACAGCACTGAGGACGCTGAGATCTcatgtcctgttttttttgttttttttttttgttttttttttttgttttttttggggggggggggggatttggGGTTTTAGCAATATTGTTCGATTAAAAAACCATTTTGGTTGCATTTTTAGGCATAGTATGTTTGGactgaatttaaatttaaaaaaactggATAAAGAAATAATATTACTTTATTATCTAATATAACTCCACCAAACGACAGAGGGCTCAGAAAGTCCTTCATGCACAGAAATAAATTTGTCACGTTTTATTTTACAAGTCCATGATTTTCTCCTAATTTTGTAGGAAGACATAACATTTAATGCAAAATAAGTAGGTAAAATAGAGACAATGCTGGGAGACAGGTCCTGTAGCTGGACATTTTGGAGTTTGTGAATGTTGTTGATTCCAAGGACGTCTTGCAAATGCTTCATCGAAGTAAAACTTGTAGCAAATACAACTTCACAGCCACCCAAATACatattatgtgtaaaatcaaaTAATGAAAGCTGTTTAGCTGTCTGTGGGACTGAATCATGACCTCATTATATCTAAAATCGTGGCTGCGGCCCTGCTTCAATTATAAACAAATGTCCTCCGTAACTGGGAAACTAACAATAAATGAGTGAGTAACTTTAAAGGATCATGAATCAAAAGCACTATCGGTCATCGACAGAATATGTTAAATTTCCGTTTCAGGGTGGAATTTCTCCAGATGGGCAGGCGGATTGGTCACGTGACAAGACTACAACCAGCTGGGTAAACATGGCGTCCGTGTCTGGATGTGAAAATTACACATAGCGGTTCTGTCACTTAACGTAGCGTCTGTCGCACCGGCGGCCCGCAGTTCAGCCCGAACTACAAAAACGTGATGGACAGGACGCGTGAAGGCGGgctgaggagaagcagagaggcgCTGCTCTGATGCCGctccacattttttttcaatgcACAGCATGAATGGTCAGCCTGCCCGGATTCTGTTGGGATAATTGCTTTTGTTAACAGATGCTCTGATTTCTGATTGATTTCTTTCTATTTTATCTGACACATATCCGGCCTCTGGTTCTGTGGACTGGCTCCTGTAGGGGTGCAGCTGAATTCTGGGCCCATTCTGCACTGGGACCCTCTTTTTTTATATTACATAATCAgctggatttttaaaaaaaaaaatttgtggTGGACAGTTTCCATCTCGTGTCCCTTGAATCTACAGCTCTTTTAACCTCACCCACAAATGTGCAGCAGAATGGACGATCTGACCGCACTCTATGTGGCTGCCCTCCACCGCTGCGCTCTGACAGCTGCTTTATGACTGTggattgtgtgttgtgtttctcatGCCTTGCTCGACAACACCACGATGATAGGCTCACCTGACCTGGTGGCTTTCACTAAAGAGGATGAGTATGGGGAGACAAATCCCGACCCCTGGGCTGTACCGGAGGAGTTCTCTGTCCCCCTCCATCCGCTGGCTGACTCCAACCCCTGGGCCAAAACCTCCTATGCCAAGTTCACCAAAGACTTCATCCTCATCTCTGAGTTCTCTGAGCAGGTGGGCCCTCAGCCTCTCCTCACCATCCCTGATGACCCTAAAGTCTGTGGCACCTTCGATCTCAACTACTTCTCCCTGCGCATCATGTCAGTGGACTACCAGGCCTCCTTTGTGGGCCATCCACCTGGCACTGGCTACCCAAGGCTCAGCTTTGTGGAGGACTCGAGGGTGGTGCTGGGTGACTCAAAGGAGGGGGCGTTCGCCTACGTCCATCACCTTACGCTTTATGACCTGGAGGCGAGGGGCTTCGTAAGGCCGTTCTGTATGGCTTACGTTTCAgcagatgagaggaaaataaTGCTGCAGTTCCAGGAGCTGTCCCTCCGCTTCTCACAGGCCTCTGAGTGTCTGAAAGCCGGGAACAGGAGAGCGTTTGCCAAGGAACTCCAGAGGAAGCTCCGGGACCTAGAGTAAGAACATCCTTCCTACACAGTGTTCAAAGGGACTTCTCCAATCTAAATCTGATATTTTAATATGAATCCTCTCAATTCTTATGTTGAATCGTTTTGGTGAATAGAAAATGGCCAGATTATTCAGTTAGGGGCAACAATTAGCTTGGCCCCTTATAGACCCCTCATCCCCGTCCCTACCTCATACCGACTGCCCTCTGTGCATTGTCCTTGCACCAGTTGCCTCAGTGCAAACAGAAGACAATACATGGTAACTTGATTAAATACCCAGAGACCAGTCAGGGCTCCATACAGGAATAATACCACCATACTAGAGGGTTTTGTATGTCAGTTCATTGGCAGTAATTTGATTAAACACAGTTTTAACTGGGGATATGCACCATGTGAGCACATTGTACACCAAAATGGTGAAGCTTTAAAAAGTAGAAGTGTCTGTCTACCAGTCTGTGACATAAAATAGAATAACAGTGCAGTTTCAGGAACTCTCTCCTCTGAAACTTAAGTATTGTTTGATTACAGTTAATCAAATTACCAAAAGCAATGGACATGCAGAAACATAAAACTTCTGAGCCCCAGTGGAAGTTGTTCACTTTGTAATCCATCTGTGAGTAACagtatttatttgtctttcagaAATGTGTCCAAgcttttgttcagtgtttttttttggttttttttgtttttttttggggggggggggtgcatcctcaa is a window encoding:
- the top3a gene encoding DNA topoisomerase 3-alpha; translation: MLVYLLGRALLRSGLQRLGIQRRCFCVADTPQQGDMIRNRAHIKRVLCVAEKNDAAKGISEIMSSGRSRRREGMSKFNKIYEYEYHLFGQNVTVTMTSVSGHLLGLEFKAPFQKWHSCNPVLLFDAEVEKYCPDNMTQIKRTLEKEVRQCQALVIWTDCDREGENIGFEIIDVCKAVKPNLQVFRAKFSEITPNSIRRACETLTEPDANVSDAVDVRQELDLRIGASFTRFQTLRLQKIFPESLANQLISYGSCQFPTLGFVVERFKAIQAFIPETFYKIKVLHEVEEDTVEFSWKRNRLFNHTACLVLYQICMEDPIATITSVTSKPKSKWRPLPLDTVELEKLASRKLKISAKETMKTAEKLYTQGYISYPRTETNIFPPNLALGPLVEQQTQSPLWGTFAQRVLDQPGGPNPRQGKKSDQAHPPIHPTKYSNTLQGNEGRLYEFIVRHFLACVSQDALGQETVVDIDIAQENFSTSGLMIIARNYLDVYPYDRWSAKLIPVYEQGSQFQPSAIEMVDGQTSPPQLLTEADLISLMEKHGIGTDATHAEHIETIKSRMYVGLTADQRFLPGELGMGLVEGYNSMGYEMSKPNLRAELEADLKLVSEGRKDKRSVLQHHIQKYKTVFIESARKAKKLDEALSPYLGAAQQIAEVEQQDMEIPLPVRKCPHCGRDMVLKKKREGNGKYLSCTGYPACKTAVWFPDVVLEVNRDDSICPTCQPHPVHMLKFKFRRGSIPPMMPLEFVGCIGGCDETLREVLDLKYLRVGGVGGGGGGGGGGGGGGEGRGDGGGRGDDRHPPAPRPKPPRAPGSNPRPSLPPVPSWSQQPRPPPGGGGGGGVDGSSDVIVCNCGQDALLLTVRKDGPNQGRQFYKCNTGSCNFFLWADQPSQQGALQSGGPPAQAPQTPWPPRPSVGFRNTPGGGRGQGGGPGGNGGQVMCNCNEAAVTRTVQKDGPNKGRMFHTCGKPREQQCGFFQWADENAPPPGAFGGGLNGGGDGGRKGRKIMGDAKMNRAPAAKKPRSCGICHMAGHTRVTCPQR